The genomic interval TTAATAAACGAAATCATGGATATAAAAGCTCGCAAATTATTGAAAATATTGGTGGCACTGCACTAGGATCTAATCGATCTATTCAATTAATAAAAGTAGGAAAGCGGTTATTAATAGTAGGTGTTGGAGATAGTATTCAATTAATCAAAGAGATTGAGGATGAACAAGAGTATAAAGAAATATTGGAAGAGTATAATCGAAAATTAGATCAACTAGTACAACCAAGCGATATTGTGACAAAGGTGAAGAGTATCGTAACATCAGGTGATTCTAAACCGAAGACAAAAGAGTCTTTTTCTAATCGTTTGTCAAAAGAACTAGAGCGAATATCAAGTGAACGTAAGGAAAAGATGGAAGTACTAGAGAAGAAAAAGAAAGGATCGTCTGAAAAAAATGAATGAGTT from Niallia sp. FSL W8-0635 carries:
- a CDS encoding flagellar biosynthetic protein FliO; the encoded protein is MNKAYLLIRCSLLIIVLLGFGTKAYAEQIDKSVYDILHNEESEENKNQESEKEEKTEENPNTDDESTADQTNLLLEETDSEDTGSIGVTIWDFVKMIFATIFVIFLMYFILRFINKRNHGYKSSQIIENIGGTALGSNRSIQLIKVGKRLLIVGVGDSIQLIKEIEDEQEYKEILEEYNRKLDQLVQPSDIVTKVKSIVTSGDSKPKTKESFSNRLSKELERISSERKEKMEVLEKKKKGSSEKNE